The window TATTTATTTTTTCAAAATATTTCAGGGAAGATTCAATGTATCGTATGGCATTGGAATAATTTCCCAGCTCCATTTCATAGAATGCCATTTCCTGGTTCAACAGTCCAGCTGCCTCATTACTTTTTTGATAATCAGTGATTTTTCGGGAAGCTTCCAGCCCTTTTACCGTATATTTTTTAGACCTTTCGTATAACCCTACCTGTCTATATTGTCTCGCAAGCAGCCTGGTGACTACAGCCATCCACTCCGGATCATGAATCTGATTGATTACCGAATGGGCATTTTCACTATAGCAAATTGCTTTTTTAAGCTCTCCCGCGTGATGATAAAGCTCTGAGGAAAGAACAAGGCATTTTATTTTTTCAGAAGGCTTCTGTGCTCTCATGTAAAGAGAATCCGCGGTTTTGATTGCTTTGGGCAAATCTCTATAAGCAGTAACGGAAGAAGTTTTTTCACAGATCAGATCGAAGCTGTTTTTTTTCTGTGCGGATATGGGGACTGCTGTTATCAGCAAAAACAAAAGTTTCAGTAGATTATTAGACATAGAAAAACAAATTATTATTTTTATTCTATAATAATTCATCATTATTTTCACTGGGTGTCTTTTTGTTTTTTACAAAACTAGTGATATTTTATTTTTTATTAAAATATTATATTGAAATTTAACTATTTAACCAAAAACAATCATTTGCATTAATTTTAATAATTATACTAAAACAATACATGATTTTCTTTCATACCACCCTATCTCTGTTTTAAAACTAATGTTACGGTATAATTATTTTCAATATGAGCGGCTTAAGTGTCATCATATTTATTACATTTGCAGGGAATAAAAAGTTTTTATGAAAAAATTAGCCCTACTTTCCTCAATCTTTATAGGAGCCCTGGCCTGGGCACAGGGAATCAAATTTGAAGAAGGCAACTTCGTCTCTGTTCTTGCTAAGGCAAAAAAAGAAAAAAAACTGGTCTTTATTGATGCATATGCTTCATGGTGCGGACCTTGTAAACTGATGGTGAAAAATATTTTCCCGCTTCAGTCTGTAGGAGACTACTATAATTCTCACTTTATCAATGCCAAGATTGATATGGAAAAGGGGGAAGGAATAGAACTGGCCAAAAAATATAATGTAAAAGCATTTCCTACTTACCTTTTCATTGACGGAAATGGTGAGGCAGTACACAGAACTCTGGGATATGTGGAAGAAAATGATTTCATCCAGTTTGCGAAAGATGCTGAAGATCCAAACAAAAGACTAACCTCTTTGAAGCAGCAGTTTGAAAAAGGTGAAAAAGACCCTGAGTTTTTAAAGAATCTGGCCGCACTTACCATGTATAATGATGCTGAATTTACCGGTAAAGTGATGAACCGTTACTTCCAGCAGAAAGCAAATTTAGATCAGGAAGATATTCAGATGCTTCTTTCCGGGGTACAAACCACAGACAGCCCTTTGTATAAAATTTTTCAGGATAAGAAAGCAGATATTGTTAAATTTTTTCCGGAAGAGAAATACGAAAAGTTCAACAAGACTATAAAACTGAATACGGTTTCTAAAAAAGCGTATAATGCAGATACTAAAACATGGAATGACAATTATTTTTTGTCGGAAACCCAGAAATTCATGAACAAAGAAGAAGCTGAAAAGGTATTAAAAAGAATGAAGGCCAACAGAGCTTTAAAGAATAAAGACATTCCTGAATATGAGAAACTTATTCTTGACCTGTATAAAGACTATTCCGCCGCAGGTTCTGAAGAACTGAATTCTCTTGCCTGGAACTTCTTTGAAAATGTAAACAATAAAACGTCTCTTGAAAAAGCCATTGCATGGGCACAGGAATCTGTAAAGAAAGACCAGAATTTTGCAAACACCGATACTTTAGCCAATCTTTACAATAAAATTGGTGACAAGAAAAATGCAAAAGCTTGGGCAGAAAAATCTATCGAACTGGCAAAAAGCACAGGACAGGATTCTACTGATACAGAGAAACTGTTGAAAAGTCTTTAAAGAGATTATATATCCAGAATAAAAAACCGCAGAACTTCCGTTCTGCGGTTTTTTTATGATGCTTAAAAATATTAGTTATTATAAACTAAAACCTGCATTTTAGTAAGCATTGCTTCTGTATCACCATTGTATCCGGCATATGTTGAAGGCACAAAATTTACAGTTTGGTTTCCGGACCAGGCAGAATACTGTACTTTAAAAACGTAGGTTCCTGCTGTAAGAGTCACCGCTTTCAAAAAAGTTACCGGGATTGGAAGCCTTACCAAAGCTGTTCCGCTTACCATTGAAGTATAGGCGGAAGATATCTTGGCTCCGTCCTGTAACAAATAGAAAGCTCCCTGTGTATCCGTTGCTGTAGTACTGGTTGCGTATCCCAGAATGGTAAACATTAACGTCTGTGTTAAACCTGCCGGCACAGTTACAGTCAGTGTAACTCCAGGCACATCAGCAACTGTTCCTTGATTAATATTCAGAGCAGTAGTTCCCTGTACATAGTTTGCTGAAGAAATAGTTCCACTGGATGTATTCAATGTTTTCCAACTAGGTGCTGCGCCTGCGCCATTGGAAGTAAGGATCTGTCCTGATGTTCCTGCCGAACCGGCGGTGGTAGCGTTTCCACCTACATTAAATTCATTCACTACCTGTAAAGAACCATTGACATGTAAGTTTTTTTGTGGGGTTGCGGTTTTAATACCAACTTGAGCACTAAGAAAAAGAGGGACTAAAAAAGCGCCAAGCAATAAATTCTTTCTCATATATTCTATTTTAAATAAATTTCAGTTTTATAAAGTTAATAATAAAAAATCACTAACATATATTAATATAACATGAATTTTATTCATAAAAACAATATTATATTATCAGTTCACACAATTAACAAATGTTTTATTCTCATTTAAAGAATAAGAATACATAGTTATGCCATATCCAAGAGGCTATAGACTAATCCATACTTGTGCATAAAATAAACAGAAAGAAAGTATCTGGAATCAACATAATTTTTTTTCATCATTTGTGTACTGCAAATTTAAATTAAAAAAGAAATAATAAAATATAGATTTTTTTCTACATCCCTATCTATTATTAAAAAATATGTCACAGATAATTCACAAAAGGTTAGTTATTATATATCAAAATCTGCATTTTAATTAATATACATTCTGCATTTAGATTGTATCCGGAGTAATCAGCAGGACTATAACTTTTGCACTTCCTGCCCATGCAGCATATTGAACCTTAGGAACATATGTTCCGGCAGCAAGAGTGACTGATTTAAAAAAGGAAAAATTTGTACTGAATTTCACCAGAAATAATTGTTCTTTCGGTCTGCTTATTTCTCTCTGACTTCCGGGGTTACACATTAAAAAACCTGTAAAACTCAAGTTCTACAGGTTTTTAATGTTAAAGGTATATACATTCCGTCAAACATCATTGAAATTTTGACTCCTTTCAAAAGAGGAAGACTCTCACGTTTTCAGTTAGAGAGCAGTAAAAAACGGATGTATTTACCTATCCTATTTTCATATTAGTATTCAAACAGCACACTTCCCCATGTAAATCCGCTTCCAAAAGCTGAAAGAAGCACAAGGTCGCCTCTCTTTATTTTGCCTTGCTCAATTGCTTCACTTAAAGCAATAGGAATGGAAGCAGCCGTTGTATTTCCGTATTTCTGGATGTTATTGAAAACTTTTTCATTTGGCAATCCGAATTTTTCCTGTACAAACTGGGCAATTCTAAGATTGGCCTGGTGTGGAATAAACATATCAAGATCTTCAATTGTTTTTCCTGCTTTGTTCAGCGCTTCCATCATCGTTTCAGGGAACCTTGTTACCGCATGTTTGAATACGAAATTTCCGTTCATGATGGGGTAAACTTCTTTATTCGTTACATTTTCAGGATCCCTTCTCATTCTGTCGCTCCATCCGTACTTTGAACCCGGGAACTGCGTACAAAGATCGTCAGCATACTTTCCTTCAGAATGCATATTCATGGCTAAAATATCTCCTGCATTTTCATCTTCTGATGCACAAAGCACAACCGCTCCTGCTCCATCACCGAAAATTACAGAAACCCCTCTTCCTTCATCAGAAAAGTCCAGTCCGAAAGAATGAACTTCAGCGCCTACCACAAGAATATTTTTATATGTTCCTGATTTGATGAAGGCATTGGCTACACTCATCGCATATACGAATCCTGAACACTGGTTTCTCACATCCAGCGCCCCGATTGTATCACATCCCAGCATATCCTGAAGCAATACCCCACAGCCAGGGAAGTAATAATCCGGTGATAATGTGGCAAAAATAATATAATCGATATCTTTTGACGTAAGACCAGCATTCTGAATTGCTTTTTCCGCAGCTTTAAAACCCAGATAAGCGCTGGTTTCCTGAGAGTCGTTCCTGTTTTTTCTGTGTCTTCTTTCCTTGATACCCGTTCTTTCCGTAATCCATTCGTCATTGGTATTCATCAGTTTTGCTAAATCATCATTTGTAACAATGTTATCTGGAACATAAAATCCCACACCTTTTATTGTACTTTTAATCATATAGTTTTTTAATTT of the Chryseobacterium aureum genome contains:
- a CDS encoding thioredoxin fold domain-containing protein; this translates as MKKLALLSSIFIGALAWAQGIKFEEGNFVSVLAKAKKEKKLVFIDAYASWCGPCKLMVKNIFPLQSVGDYYNSHFINAKIDMEKGEGIELAKKYNVKAFPTYLFIDGNGEAVHRTLGYVEENDFIQFAKDAEDPNKRLTSLKQQFEKGEKDPEFLKNLAALTMYNDAEFTGKVMNRYFQQKANLDQEDIQMLLSGVQTTDSPLYKIFQDKKADIVKFFPEEKYEKFNKTIKLNTVSKKAYNADTKTWNDNYFLSETQKFMNKEEAEKVLKRMKANRALKNKDIPEYEKLILDLYKDYSAAGSEELNSLAWNFFENVNNKTSLEKAIAWAQESVKKDQNFANTDTLANLYNKIGDKKNAKAWAEKSIELAKSTGQDSTDTEKLLKSL
- a CDS encoding 3-oxoacyl-ACP synthase III family protein, whose protein sequence is MIKSTIKGVGFYVPDNIVTNDDLAKLMNTNDEWITERTGIKERRHRKNRNDSQETSAYLGFKAAEKAIQNAGLTSKDIDYIIFATLSPDYYFPGCGVLLQDMLGCDTIGALDVRNQCSGFVYAMSVANAFIKSGTYKNILVVGAEVHSFGLDFSDEGRGVSVIFGDGAGAVVLCASEDENAGDILAMNMHSEGKYADDLCTQFPGSKYGWSDRMRRDPENVTNKEVYPIMNGNFVFKHAVTRFPETMMEALNKAGKTIEDLDMFIPHQANLRIAQFVQEKFGLPNEKVFNNIQKYGNTTAASIPIALSEAIEQGKIKRGDLVLLSAFGSGFTWGSVLFEY